A window of Epinephelus moara isolate mb chromosome 15, YSFRI_EMoa_1.0, whole genome shotgun sequence genomic DNA:
CTCCAGCAGCGACCCTTTGATATGACATGCGGGCCTTTAATTAGGATTCACATCCTGCGTGTTGTCAAAGTGACCTCCTTACCTCCTGGCCTAGCAGGGCGGCCACGCAGGCCTCAGAGGCGTCGCAGATGGCAGTGAGGTCGTGACCCCCCTCCAGAGCCAGGACCACCCGACCTCCGGCGAGGGTCATCAGCTGCCTGGTCAGATAGCCGAAACCTGAGGGGAGGTGACAGGAAGCGTGTGAATGTATGCAAATGAATGTGCGGTGTGAGACAGCGGCtgaatttcattttcacttcagCAGTTTGTCACCCTCACAAACTAAAACTTCATCTCAGCGCCCAGCTATCTCTTTTGTGTGGTCAAGTGCTGCAGCGCGAGATAAGAAGAACACTTAAGGTAATCTTGTACTCACATTTGGACGTCAAAGTGTAGCCGCccagtggtggagggtgtcccTCCACAGCGTCGAAGCCAGAGGAGACTAGCACCATGTCCGGGGCGAACTCATTGGCTATGGGCATCACCACTGACCTGAAACCGGAAGGTCAAGTGTGAAGATTATACCCACCTCATTTAATCAATTAACCAGCAAGTATTTTTTATAATCTGTTAAtctcatttttcaagcaaaaacaccaaacattcACTGCTTTTATTTGTCTTATGAGCCactaaactgaatatctttgagttCTGAAACCAAGCCATCTGATGTCATCACCTACAATTTTAGAAAAATTAGTAGGGGTGGACGATATGGTGATAAAATAGGATAaattctaccgaactacacccgccaactgcatcactgtgcagaaggaagtgtgcacctactcatggacgaaaggctcatgctcatgacagtgcgagatataaacattaatggcgtcctcctcggctgagctgtaacgttagctagctcagtggtgctgggtgagctagatgcacacttccttctgtgtggtgattcAGTTGGAGGGTGTAGtgtggtagaaagaaaatagttccttcatgaatTTACACGACCTGCTAGCTTACCCTTCGCCCCTTTAATATGTTTTCCACACTTGCATGACGACTGTGATGTCGGTAATAAAAAGCAGTTGAAGTATAATTAGGACTGAAGCTGtgaaaacaaactctggtgaAGCTGGTTTGTCTTTATGTGATGTGGTGATGTTGTTATCTGGTACCTGAAGGCAGCCAAATACTCTGCATCTCCCATGGGTGGATCGAGGCCTCCAGTGAAAGCAACGTTGACATTGAAACCGACTCCGGGCCCACTGCCCACCTGCAGAGAGAAACACGGGTGACTCACAATCATACGTCAACTCGCTGTGAGGTGTTAAGTTTGCCTCTGTTTTTCTGTATCACTCCATATTAACTTAACACACTCACCTCATCAGGTGCTCCACTTCCAGGGAAGAAGTTGCCGTCATCATAGCGATGAATAGACAGGTAAAGGACATTGGGGTCGTCGTAGAAAGCTTGCTGGGtgccgttgccatggtgaacaTCCTGAGGTTAGATAGTACACACAATAAAATTACATATTCGCCTCACCGTGTGCCTTTTACTTCCCCACTACGTCAGACCACAGACATGAGAGAGACTGACCCAGTCAACGATGAGGATCTTGTTGACATTGAGTCTCTGCTGCAGCAGTTTGGCCGCGATGGCCACCGAGTTGAAGTAGCAGAAACCCCTgaaacagcagcaaagacaGGAAGGGCTGAGTCGTCCTGCTGGTTACAAAGCACTTCCCTTTTTCATGTTGTTATAGAACATTTAAAATATGCTCCAGGAggatatgaaaaataaataaagcagaatCAAGGCATTCAGCATTAAACTCAATGGTTTATGTAATTTCTATTCCAGACGAGCCTGTTACAGCGCTGGTATTTGTATATGCATAGATTAAGTGTCTCCAGCTGAGTGTGGTGACGGCTGTGGCCTTACATGGGAGTGCTTTCCTCCGCGTGGTGTCCAGGAGGGCGGACCACAGCGAAACCATtctggagagacagacagcagtgaCAGGAGTCTTTTAGCCACAGCGGCACTGATCACCACTCAATGTTTCCTCTGTTTACTGAGCAGTGGCAAACCACTGCTAGAAACACTGTGATTGAGCCAAATACGCACTCCAGACACAAAGAGGGGGGACTTTAATGAAACTCTGACTGGGAAACAATCCTGTATAAAGCACTTCAAGCACTAAGAGCACAACTGTTACAGCTGCAGCACTGAGAAAGTGAGCTGGGTTAGCATATAAATAAGCAGCCTGAGCCTAGTTTTGCAGTTACAATCaatacaacacaacaaactgtgCTGAATCATTTGAAATGTCCTAGGAAATGTATTTCAACAAACTTTCAATCCCTTTCAAAGCCTGTGCTAACCCCATCATGTCTTTAAGATAATAAAGAAGCGCACAGGTGATGTGAGAAATCAAGTAACCAGACGAGTGATACCTTCAGCTCTCCTGTCGCCACTTTGAAAACGAGCTCCACGACGGAGCCGACAGCGAGTCGAGCCGCGCTGGAGGAGTGGACCTCGTTCCAAATGGTGTCGCTGTCCACCTAAAAAACATAAGAACTGTGTTATACTCACACCTGAGCTAAATCCACAATCTGgaaagacagtgaaggaaattaAGAGATTACCAATTAATTAATCTGTGCTTTTATAAGACCTCTGCTCATAAGAGGCTACTTTACAGATTTTGATAAACCAGTCCTAAAAGGATGGGCACCCTGGTGCGTATTACAGCAGTTTTTAAAAAGCCATGATGCATTTATTTGCCTTATGTGAAGCCCTTGGAAATGTCTTATGTTTAAAAGGTGCAATACCAAAAAACCTTGCCCTGTCTCTCCATCCTGTCCCTGTTTTATCATTTTTCAGAAGTTAGTTAACGGCACCTGTTACCTCCTTCCAagcctttgatttacctgtccctgtcacattACTaataacagggaaaaaaaaaaagtttttctcagCCCCACTTcacctaaaataacttcaatCTCAGCGTTTACTCCATGTTCACAGGTCGATAGGATGCACCCATCTatagtaattatcacctccatatatggtgatcactggctattcatgggcaGGGATGTATGCTAATTACTGACTAGTAGGAGCATGCTGTCAGTTTATGATTGATTGCcattcatgaacatacacacgtACCTATGATCACTGTGGATCGAGTTTTCCACAGTGTTCATGAAGCCGAGgtaggtttttagtaccaaggttttttatgtgcaaaatatactcacagatttactaatgtttcatgaatgagacccgaTGTTTTTCCTGGAAACTATTCCTTTCAATGCACTTGTGATGTTTGTTTAGAAATATACAAATGTGAATGTATAGTATTATGTAAATacttaatattataataatggAGCATCATCAGGTAATCAGAGCAAAATTTAGCCCCAATCTGGCAGTTATTGTATTAACAGGAGCTGTCTTGCAGTCGCTAATGGGATcctaataaactaaactaaactatattgcatattatttgattattattgGATAAATCACATCACTtgaggaataataataataataattcactgTCTGAATGTGAGTGTTCCTTACCCCCACTCCTCCACACGGTAGCCGTACAAACATGGGAGTGATTGAACCTGATGAACAGGAAATAAACATTGAATTAGGGACAGTTAGTGACTGGATAATAGCAGTTGAGTAATTccagtgtgtgcgtgcgtgcatgggtgtgtgtgtgtaagcttaCAATCAAGTTTCTGTCGGAGAGGGTTGGTTCCGTACAGCAGGACGTGGGCTTCAGAGTGAACCGTCTGCAGCTCTTCCAGAGTGGCCTTCCTCCCACGgatacactacacacacacaaacacacacacagagggatacAAATCTCATATGCAGTTTACTACTTTAGTGTAATGTTCAGTGTTGAGTCTTTTCCTCTTGCAACATACCTCACACTGCGCTCTGAGCCCGGTCTCCTGCAGCCGAGACCAGATGCTCTGAATGCGGCCGGCGTGCTCGGGGTGACTGTTGGTGTTTCCACACATACACTGATGCTTCTGCATCAGAGAGTCGTACACCAGgcctgaggacacacacagaaacatgcacTCATTGACAATGAAATCACTAATCAGTTGGTCAACCGAGGGAAAATTATTTGGTATATATTTTTAGATTCGATTATCTGCAAAAGTGTGTGCACAAAACAGGACAGAACAAAGCtaaatgaaaacactgtcaGTGGAGCGTTCAGTGCAGGGTGTGTGTGGCAAGCTAAGCATGGGACAGGCAGGTGAGCTGGACATCTGGTTAGCAACCATTAATGTAACAGAGAACGTTCAGTTTGTCAGAACCACCAGACCAGAGACGCTATTTTCGCAGCACTTAGAGAAATTGTCTTGTGTGTTCTGCATCATCTCATCACTGTTGAAGCTATTTAGCACCCTTATTTGGGGCTGTTCAATTCATAATCCTTGCTCATCCCCAATAGTGGCACCTTTAAGTAAAGAAAGCAAGTCAATTACATTCAGGGAGATTTTCTTTATAGCAGTGGCGCTGCTAAATAAATATAAGGGAAAGACTGGTGTTTAAAAGTAAATTTTAAGGTAATTATAGTTGGCTAAATATTGAAATTTCTTCCTGAATTCACATGAATATGAAACAGTTACTGAAACTTTCTTAAATTTTCTATGCAGTTTGGAACAGAGTGGGAGTAAAGTAGGCCAAACTGGTAtaaaaatatctccaacactggtGCATGAACGCACAAACTGCTACACTATGTGGCATCATTGTGGTGTTAACATTATTTTAAGAGGAATACAAGATTTGGTGGTCGGAGCTTCATTCTTTATTCAAGAGCAACTTCTTCCCTTTGTCATCCTCATCTCTGTTCACAGAGTCAGATGTctaagaggaagaaaaagtgaAGACAGAAATGGTTTTGGCAAGATTAGCTCCTCTAACTCGACTATTACTGCTACCAGATGGAGGCTGGAACCATTACACCATTTTTTGGCCAATTCACCTGCTTTTTTGGATGCAAATGTCTCCTTTCAGTCCCCAGTGCATTAGGAAGGAAGTAAATTCAAAGCCAAAAACCTCTCAAATGAATGCTTAAGGCAGACCAGAGAGAAGCTACAGTTGTGGGAATAAATACAACTGGCAGTTTGACAGCAGTTtatttaaaagtgaaacttgAAAAAGTCCAATGAAAGAGGAGGGTGATGCTGACCTGTGGTGAAGCGAGGTTTGACGGGAGGATCAGGGGCTGGGACGCTGATTGGGAAGGAGGGAGCTGAGGCCGGAGACGACTGGGCCCTGGACAGGGGGCGGTGTCCTGGGAAGGAGATTGACAGGCCGGCAGCCTCCATGGAGGCCTGATAGTTTCTGAGCTGATGAATCcgctgctgctccaacaacagGGCCTGCTGctcatacacacagagaaacatcaaTAAAGAAGATGAATTCGACAGTCGTCATGCTGAGTTGTTTAGTGAAACAcctaaaatgtaaatacattagGGAACAACAGGGGGAAGAAAAATTGCTTCAATATATTCTATAGTGCAAGTGCAACTTATGGCCAAAAGATGGCAGCCAAAACAAATGATACTGCTTCAATTTTCCCTCAGCATTTAATCACAGAGATGTCACAGGACAAAGAGCGGCATTTTCACAGCCCTAAATACATTTATGTGTCTGTTTCTCTGAGTTTTCACCTCTGCAGGACTTCCCCAGGAACACAATACATTAGTGCCAAGTCGAGTCGGAATCAATTCTCCCAAACTTCGTATTGATTCTATCAGCCCACGCTGTTTTACAGCTGTACACTCCAGCAGATTTAACTTCTCCAGCTCCCCATCCTCTACCTGTCTGAAGAGCAGCTCCTGCTCCGCCTGCCTCTCCCGCtccctgtgctgctgcagtgcctcctcctgcagctcctgcGGGTCAGGCGGCTCCTGCTTGATGGTGACCCCCGGCGGCAGAGCTCCTCCGTCCTGGTGctccctcagctcctcctccgTCTCCTCCGGGTGGCTCTGGTGCTGGCGGCCCACGGGCGACTCGCTGGGCTTGGTCATCATCTGCTTGAAACAGCGGGGGGGgagaaaggagaagaagaggatgacGCTACGATGTGAAATTTATTTCACAATCGAACAGCAGGATGTGACAAATCCCCTCCGACGTGTGAGGCTACATTCAGACAAACGGGCACGCTCTCCTCTGAATCAAATTCCTGGCAAATCACTCCTTTCTCTGGAGCATTCTTCTTTTAACAAGCTTAATTTGGATTACTCAGTCAGATTGGTGTCTTGCTCATTTCAAACCTATCCGTTGTAATTGAATGTGAGTGGCCGCTCTGCCGTCTGTACTCGGGGGCAAAATGTGTCTCGTCGAACAGAGACATTCCACACTCCCTGTTGTGCTGCTTTTCATCGACTCATTCTGGGGCCTGCTGTTAACCGGGTAGTGATTCAGTTGTGTGTTCATTCACTCTCGCTGACATGGACCATTCAAAGTGCCATTCAAGGCTGCGGAGTACTCGCCTCCatagtgtgtgagtgtttatgATGTGATGAGAGTTGTGAGAAAGAGGAGTCTCAGGAGTGGGCTATCactacaggtgtgtgtgtgtgtgtttcccagaGCTGTAAGCTTTCTGGGTCCCCTGGCACAGATCTGGTGCAGCATTGACGTCAGAGCATTCACTCTCATtcaccccctccctcctcctctcctctactgCTCTTGTCTCTCCTGCGTCTAACCCcccccaaacacatttttcacctCCTCCCTTGACCCCGCTGCCCTCCTCTGCTGCACTTTCCCAGAAACCTCTTTGTCTTACTGTCTGTTGATGCATCACAAAGGTTATTTTCTTCAGGGTTCATACAGACATTACGAAATGAGattcaaaaacttttcaagcgctatttttttttttcattttcaaggacttctctcacagcagataattcactttcaaatctatttttcattaaacataaataaatgatgtgaTCAATGTCTCTCTTTTCAGTGAAGGGATACTAATCACACTCTTCTTTAGATGTAACTGTATAAAATCCTCAACTAAATATCTGAATGGCTTGAGAGCCATGGGGCTTGTATTACTATATTGCACCACTTTCTCACGCTTAGAAACTTTCCAATCCAGAGAGCTTCAGAGCGAGAACATCAACATAACCATAGGAACTCACTACAAAGAAACAGTGCGAGCTGGAacttaagtttcacttttagttttcGGCAATAAGTGGATTACTTCTACATTTGGCCTCAACGTCACATGTTGTGGCAGGGTTCAAATAACCGTTGGGATTGTCTTGTACTAGTGGTGGGCGTGTCTGTAGGGGTGTGACGTGTTGGCTACAAACCAAATGTGGATGCAGCAATACATGCCTCCATTAAATTAAGGGTAACACAGTAAGGTACACAAAAACAAGTATTTACTGAGGAACAAATGAGTAACTTAccattagttaatggtcagttcttgaGTAGCTCCCAGTCAAATGTGATAGAGAAGCTAATCATAAGTTAATGATTAGTTAATTAATAATGGCTGACGTTTTTTGTGTACTTAAAGTTCAGTCTTGTAAAGTTCAGCCATGTCAACAAAGGCTAACGTTTTGCTGGGGCAGAGCAAagtgaaaataatcaacaatcaATGGTGGGGCATCATCAAGGGAGACTGCATCGTTAACTGGTGACGCGTCAGGCTTTTAAAAATAAGCAACAAACAAACGTTGAGCGATTTCTGCATCTGAGCAAAGTAATTATAATGATTTGATGAACAAAactttggtcaaaataaaagatAGCATGATGTGGTTGATTTGAATTTCAAGGACTTTTCAAgcactttgttaaaaaaaaggcgatttttattgtattccagtgcttgatttttttcccctaaaatCCAAGCACCTCAACCACTGGTGCAAACCCTGtttcttgattaatcgattaattgtttgGTTGATGAATatgaaaactgtgaaaaatatttCAAGTTTTTGTATCTGAATCTTTACggagagaggaaaaagtcaGATTGTTGCATCCCTAGTTTGTCAGTCTGAAACCTGAAGATTTGTTCAGTGTCCAGTGACATAATCACGGAAAAACAGCTTCTTTTCACATATTAGCGCCTGAAGCCAGATGACGCTATCATACAAATTgctgttaatttattttccacAAAGCAACTAAACAGACACGACTTCTCACATCAGAGAATTCAGAATCAAATCTTGTATCATGATtcattacacagaataaaacattgtttgaagtgtggattttcattcttgtcctCGCAAAAACTCCCGCAGAATCCGTCCTTGCCGCGCCAGAGGCTGTTATAGAGATGTTTGTGTGAAAAGCTGCCACTGGAGAGCTTTGAAACATATGGAGGGAGTGAGAGAAGAGCGGAGCAGAGCAgggggaggcggaggaggaggagaggaaatccCTTGTTTCATCCACCCACCTCTCCTCCAGCGAGTACTCTGCTCGAATAGGTAAAGCCGTCCAAAGCGGCGGCTGCTCGCTTCCCTCCGTGACCATATTAGGCAGCAGCTTCCGCTCTGTTGCCATAGCAGCGCTCGGTTACCTCGCAGTCCGTGGCAACTGTCTCGGCCATGGTCACAGAGACGtggatgcaaacacacacacattgctatACATGTTAACCCATACCTGCCTCCGCCTACTCGCAAACAAAAATactacagagagaaagaaagcagcAGAATAAAATCAAGGACTTCACAGACATCCACAGCTAACACGTTATTGGCTGTGTTACTGGCTGCCGCCTACACAAACAACTACACTACAGCTGCTGTGCTGGCCCACAGTGGCTTATAGCCCTAATTAATTATCAGCTTATTTGAATGTGATGTCAGATCTATGGTCTCTTCCATCAGCACAGTGAGGGTCATTTGCATTCAAAGAGAATCATGGGAGTATAGACAATCCTGTACACTGGAGGCTCAATGTTCTAGTTTAAGATTTGTTATTTTTAGCCTGACAGTTTCACGATGCCCAAGTGCAGAAAAGTCTCCCTGTTTTCTGATGCTTTAACAacaatgtggcagcagaaaggAGGGGAGAAAAGGGGAAGTAAAAGACAGAAGTGTCTCCACCTCTCACCTTGTTGatgtggagctgctgctgctggaactGCTGCTTGTGCTTCTCCAGGAACTGCTGGTGCTGTTGCTGGACCACCAGCTGCTGCAGGGCCAGGGCCTGGGCATGAGCCTGTGCGGCACTCCCTTGGGGCAGGGGGGCAGACTGGGTCCGCCCCAGGGGCCGGTGCTGCCGCTGCAGCTTGGCCATGGACGCTGCTGGCGACATAGACAGGCCGCTGACACCTTGGACACAAACAAGAAGAGGTGATGACGACAGAGCATAAACAAATATCCTTCAGGAGAGCTTTCTTTCTTCATCTtcattcaaaaaacaaacactctaTAAACTTCGTACACACTAAATGTACCATAATTTTTTGACGCTAGGGGTCTCAATTAAAACAATGGCAAAAGACGGAGGAATTCTCTAGTTGTAGTCAGTTTCTCTCGGTCAgagttccttcagtgttcattgtttttatcaggagccgaattatccacagactTCTCTTCctcaccaaaacaaatgaaccagaCGATTAAAACCCGTAAAAACACtaattaaagcagtttcacattaaaaatctgtgtttctccgatgctgttttGACTCGTCGTGGAGGGGCTCCTGCTACCGTGTGCTCgcctttttcctctgataacttaagaaccagacgttcaggaggcttttaccgggagccgaattattaGCAGAGGTCTTTTACTTTCCAAAATAAACcaacctggtgatttaaaccagtagaaGCCcctaataaagcagtttcatgttgcaaatcattgtttttccgATACTGTTTGGCACTACGGGCTGGAGCCGAGCTGCAGCTAACGTTTCCTCAGCttatttctctgataacttaagatccagacatctGATGACTGAAATCCTTCTTCCAGTTAAAACAAACAGGGAAAAACAACCAAGAACTTAAACATGTATCATtaaaaatgtggcttaaaactggataaaaagtcaAGTCATGACAGCTTTTGGCGGAAGACGCAAGGGGGATATGAAGccaatgatggatgacagcgaACAAATGACACACGCGCACAACTCaacaaaacatataaaatagGTCTAGctgttttaagacattttaatgtacAAAAGTTACATATATTATCTTTGAAGGTGAGGCTGCAAAGTCGTCGTGATGAATCTGATATGTCTGACATCATATCAGTGACCACTCAGCTCTGTTTCAACTCTAAGTTGTTATCTGGCTTTTACACCAtaacaaaaaaagcatttaGTTTGGGTGAGGTAGGTCTTGCTAAACCTTGAGTCCAAACAACTTTCAGTCATGTAGCTGTTTAGGAAAGCTGCAGCGCTCAACGGTGAGTGTTTCGATGATGACCTGACTTTCCGCCACTCCAAAAAACCCAACCTCATGAGGTATTTAGACTGGGTGTCACAGTGATGCATGAGTCTGTGTCTGCAAGGCCCACTTTGGTGACTCCTTTAAAGAAATTGACATTTCCAAAGCGAAATGACTGTTCAGTGTCATCCAGTCAGAAGAGGTTTATATTGTCTTTATGAGCAAGAGTGAAAGGGATTTTCCTGCTTAGAAAATTACGAGGTGGCCCCTAAATTTCTTCACGCCAAAACTCTAGATGGGAAAGACTTTTCTAACAAGCGTTGCACTTGGTTGATTTCTGTGATTTTGCATCATTTGGGGGATTTTTTATTAGAAAAAATATGGAATAGCTTCACTCTTATACAGTAGTAGCACCAAAatcacttcacacacatttataattATCAGATCTCCCTAAATACGTTGCTTGTAAACATGCGGTGTCTCATTTCAAGCAAGGACAAACACTGACTGAGTGTTAAGGAGACACTGAAGCAGAATGTGACCTTTTCTTGTCAGCTGTATTGATGAGACTTTCAGCTAAATAACTAAAATGCAAGATGAATATACGATTTGTTCACATCAACACATGGATCCCTACTTTTGCTCTTAATGGTGTTGGACCTAAGATTAGTCAGCAGATGTATTTGTGAACCAAATAAAAACTGCCATCTGTGCTGCCATACTGCGCTTCTTCTATTGTGATGATCCGAGCAGGGAGAAGTGAACAGATTAGTCCATTTTACAGTGTATCATCCGGGTGAGGAGAGCAAGGAAAACAGACTCGGTGGAGCCGGGGAAATTATCCGAGAAGCTTGATTACTGTGTGAATATCAGAGAAAATGACTTAACAGCCAGAGTGTTTTCAAATTGTTTCTGAAAAAAAGCTTGATGCATCGCTTCCACATGGCACAGCGGCGCTATatgaagaggtttttttttatggctACAACATGACATACACCCCGTCTGAGCTGTGAACTAAATTGCTGCATCCGAGCTGTTAAAATCCACTGTCTGTTCTCGGCCCGCATGTGGGCGTGCACATGTCCTTGTCCGTACGT
This region includes:
- the LOC126401892 gene encoding histone deacetylase 4-like isoform X1; protein product: MTSHSHQEGILGKEQPLEVLKTSALNHIPTVDINSALPLRLPPAAIPMDLRVDHHQQQQQQQVSSLSPPGQQSSGQAGGGVVGASVREQQLQQELLTLKQKQQIQRQILIAEFQRQHEQLSRQHEAQLQEHIKQQQELLALKHQQELLEHQRKMENHRLEQELEKQQREQKLLLLKNKERGQESAVASTEVKMRLQEFVLNKKKALAQRSLNQGGLHNDAPYWYRKTQHSSLDQSSPPQTGVSTYNHPVLGVYNPRDDFPLRKTASEPNLKLRSRLKQKVSERRSSPLLRRRDSPITTAKKRSLDMADSACSSAPGSGPSSPNNSSNNIPNENGITVSVSNNTEASLAQRLCSGAERGSVNQLSLYTSPSLPNITLGLPATATATAASNVTSAQQDGGLQPALSLSPPFLSGGHLTPYLAEAGAGTGGHGAHSPLLQHMVLMEQSPAQSPLVTGVSGLSMSPAASMAKLQRQHRPLGRTQSAPLPQGSAAQAHAQALALQQLVVQQQHQQFLEKHKQQFQQQQLHINKMMTKPSESPVGRQHQSHPEETEEELREHQDGGALPPGVTIKQEPPDPQELQEEALQQHRERERQAEQELLFRQQALLLEQQRIHQLRNYQASMEAAGLSISFPGHRPLSRAQSSPASAPSFPISVPAPDPPVKPRFTTGLVYDSLMQKHQCMCGNTNSHPEHAGRIQSIWSRLQETGLRAQCECIRGRKATLEELQTVHSEAHVLLYGTNPLRQKLDCSITPMFVRLPCGGVGVDSDTIWNEVHSSSAARLAVGSVVELVFKVATGELKNGFAVVRPPGHHAEESTPMGFCYFNSVAIAAKLLQQRLNVNKILIVDWDVHHGNGTQQAFYDDPNVLYLSIHRYDDGNFFPGSGAPDEVGSGPGVGFNVNVAFTGGLDPPMGDAEYLAAFRSVVMPIANEFAPDMVLVSSGFDAVEGHPPPLGGYTLTSKCFGYLTRQLMTLAGGRVVLALEGGHDLTAICDASEACVAALLGQELDPLPKAVLEQRPNPNAVRSLEKVLETHSKYWRSVHRYSPRLGLSLLEAKRGDSEEAEAVSAMASLSVANTNAMDQRPEEEPMEEEEPL
- the LOC126401892 gene encoding histone deacetylase 4-like isoform X2, with the protein product MVDINSALPLRLPPAAIPMDLRVDHHQQQQQQQVSSLSPPGQQSSGQAGGGVVGASVREQQLQQELLTLKQKQQIQRQILIAEFQRQHEQLSRQHEAQLQEHIKQQQELLALKHQQELLEHQRKMENHRLEQELEKQQREQKLLLLKNKERGQESAVASTEVKMRLQEFVLNKKKALAQRSLNQGGLHNDAPYWYRKTQHSSLDQSSPPQTGVSTYNHPVLGVYNPRDDFPLRKTASEPNLKLRSRLKQKVSERRSSPLLRRRDSPITTAKKRSLDMADSACSSAPGSGPSSPNNSSNNIPNENGITVSVSNNTEASLAQRLCSGAERGSVNQLSLYTSPSLPNITLGLPATATATAASNVTSAQQDGGLQPALSLSPPFLSGGHLTPYLAEAGAGTGGHGAHSPLLQHMVLMEQSPAQSPLVTGVSGLSMSPAASMAKLQRQHRPLGRTQSAPLPQGSAAQAHAQALALQQLVVQQQHQQFLEKHKQQFQQQQLHINKMMTKPSESPVGRQHQSHPEETEEELREHQDGGALPPGVTIKQEPPDPQELQEEALQQHRERERQAEQELLFRQQALLLEQQRIHQLRNYQASMEAAGLSISFPGHRPLSRAQSSPASAPSFPISVPAPDPPVKPRFTTGLVYDSLMQKHQCMCGNTNSHPEHAGRIQSIWSRLQETGLRAQCECIRGRKATLEELQTVHSEAHVLLYGTNPLRQKLDCSITPMFVRLPCGGVGVDSDTIWNEVHSSSAARLAVGSVVELVFKVATGELKNGFAVVRPPGHHAEESTPMGFCYFNSVAIAAKLLQQRLNVNKILIVDWDVHHGNGTQQAFYDDPNVLYLSIHRYDDGNFFPGSGAPDEVGSGPGVGFNVNVAFTGGLDPPMGDAEYLAAFRSVVMPIANEFAPDMVLVSSGFDAVEGHPPPLGGYTLTSKCFGYLTRQLMTLAGGRVVLALEGGHDLTAICDASEACVAALLGQELDPLPKAVLEQRPNPNAVRSLEKVLETHSKYWRSVHRYSPRLGLSLLEAKRGDSEEAEAVSAMASLSVANTNAMDQRPEEEPMEEEEPL